One Streptomyces sp. NBC_01217 genomic region harbors:
- a CDS encoding MerR family transcriptional regulator: protein MRIGELSRRSGVPVPTIKFYVREGLLAAGQLTSPNQASYDSGHERRLRLIRALLEVGGLSLAAIGDVLLAVEDPEQPVHKVLGVTTERLASPHRSEAGPELDDAREEVAELLERRGWRAEAHGVAGERLAGVIVALRRAGHGAYLELLDDYAAAVEPIARADLDYVGRRVAREDLVESVVVGTVLGEAMFSALRRIAHEDASARVYESDGDGPGADGDAPGAGGGAVVRAAGE, encoded by the coding sequence GTGCGCATTGGTGAGTTGAGCCGCAGGTCCGGGGTTCCGGTACCGACGATCAAGTTCTATGTACGTGAAGGGCTGCTGGCCGCAGGGCAGTTGACCAGTCCGAACCAGGCGAGTTACGACTCCGGCCATGAGCGCAGGCTGCGGCTGATCCGCGCCCTGCTCGAAGTCGGCGGGCTCTCGCTCGCGGCCATCGGCGATGTGCTCTTGGCGGTCGAGGACCCGGAACAGCCGGTGCACAAGGTGCTGGGCGTCACGACGGAGCGTCTCGCCTCGCCCCACCGGAGCGAGGCGGGGCCCGAGTTGGACGACGCCCGCGAGGAGGTGGCGGAGCTGCTGGAGCGGCGCGGCTGGCGGGCCGAGGCGCACGGGGTGGCCGGTGAGCGCCTGGCCGGGGTGATCGTCGCGCTGCGGCGGGCCGGGCACGGCGCGTATCTCGAACTGCTCGACGACTATGCGGCGGCCGTCGAACCGATCGCGCGGGCCGACCTCGACTATGTGGGGCGGCGGGTGGCGCGCGAGGACCTGGTGGAGAGCGTGGTCGTCGGCACGGTACTGGGAGAGGCGATGTTCAGCGCACTGCGACGGATCGCGCACGAGGACGCGTCCGCCCGTGTGTACGAGAGCGACGGTGACGGGCCGGGTGCGGACGGCGACGCGCCGGGCGCGGGTGGCGGGGCGGTGGTGCGGGCCGCCGGTGAGTGA